In the genome of Catharus ustulatus isolate bCatUst1 chromosome 32, bCatUst1.pri.v2, whole genome shotgun sequence, the window cagaaacccccccaaaacagGTCCTCACCttcatttccatctcctttgTTAAATCCCACCTctgacacccccaaaatcctcagtACCCCCAAAACCAGACcctcagctccatttccatctcctttattaaacccatccctgaccccaatcGAGTCATGATCCCACCGCGCACCCCCAAAATCGAGGGCGAGACCCCCATGAACGAGGGGGGGACCCCCAGGGAACCCCCCCGTCCCACATTCCCAGGAACACGGcgggggctccagcccctccaggccgCTCTCCCTGAgcttttggggggtcccaggtgcTGAATCCACCTCCGGAGCCTCCCGGGTGCCGAATCCTCTCTCGGGGGGGGTCTGGCGGCCGCCCCCCGGCCGTGGGGGTCCCAGGCTCAGTGGGCCTTGTGGCGGGGCCGGTCGTGGCCGCGCTGGGCAGTGGCCAGCTGGTGCCAGGCATCGAGAATGAGGAGGGCGGGCACCAGCACCCAGATCCCGTTGAGCCCCACGAAATAAACCCAGAAATAAAGAGGGTGGGGGTCGCTGTGGGTCCAGCCCGCCAGCGCCTCGGTGGCGAAGTACAGAACGTCCCCGTAGAGCTGGcctgggaggggacaagggacaggtcaggggtggtgctggggacaccatgggCAGGGGAACACGGGGAGGTGGCACCTCTGGGGCtgacaggggacaagggacgGGTcaagggggacactggggacagggtgaggtGGCACCTCTGAGGCTGGCAGGGGTCAAGGGACAGgtcaggggtggcactggggaccaCCATGGGCAGGGGGACACTGTGAGGTGGCACCTCTGGGGCCGGCAGGGAATAAGGGACAGGtcggggtggcactggggacaatctggggaggtggcacctctggggctggcaggggacaagggatgggTCAGGTGGACACAAGGGACACGAGGAGGTGGcacccctggggctggcaggggacaaGGGACTGCTCAGGGGAGACACAGGGGACACCCTCTGTTGCCTCTCTGGGGAAGGGGGACGGGGACatctgggatggggacaccagggacaggtgaggacagggatggggacaggggattggggacaggggattggggacatcaggggtgggtggggatggggacgcTGAGACTGGGTggagacagggctggggacacaggggacaggagaatggggacactggggctggggacacaggggacagggccatACCAAGGGACACGATGAGCTGCAGGACGTAACGCGCTGGGTGGTGGCGGAGGAGGGCCAGAAAGGTGAGGAAGCTGAGGGGACCCCAGGCCCAGGCTGTCACCGTCTCCATGGCAACCGTGAAGTCATCGCTCCTGCAAAGGCCGAGGGGACACCCTGAGGGGTCACCTGgaccccctggggacagggggacacaggccaccccctccccaccgcCCCCAACTCACGTCATGTAGCGGCTGTCGGCCTTGGCGTATTCCTTccctggggaatttggggaggggtcaccaggtgaggggggtggggggacaggTGACCTCCCCACACCTTCCAGGGGACCCAGGGGaggtccagccctgctgccagcaccccgtgtccccctccccacctaCCcaaggacccctccccacagatCCTGTGAACCTCCAGCGTCCCACGATGtccagggacccctccccatgtGCCCGGGGAACCCACAAACGCttcagagacccctccccacgtGCCCAGGGAACCCACAAAtgccccagggacccctccccatgtACCCAGGGAACCCACAAAtgccccagagacccctccccatgtACCCAGGGAACCCACAAAtgccccagagacccctccccacgtGCCCAGGGAACCCACAAAtgccccagagacccctccccacgtGCCCAGGGAACCCACAAATGCCCCAGGGACCCCTCTTCATGTGCCCAGGGAACCCAAAAGTGCCCCAGAGACCTCTCCCCATGTACCAGGGAACCCACAAAtgccccagag includes:
- the LOC117009289 gene encoding 3-beta-hydroxysteroid-Delta(8),Delta(7)-isomerase — protein: METSAHPYWPRTLALPGYVAGARPGWQCAGAVAVAAAALLALGWALGGAGGGAKGGAKGGAKRSPARRLVLGWFLLCTGIHGVLEGYFSLRHRELPADTGLLAEVWKEYAKADSRYMTSDDFTVAMETVTAWAWGPLSFLTFLALLRHHPARYVLQLIVSLGQLYGDVLYFATEALAGWTHSDPHPLYFWVYFVGLNGIWVLVPALLILDAWHQLATAQRGHDRPRHKAH